tgaATAAGTCAATGTGGACAGAGTTTTGGTGGATGAGGCAAAAGAGAGGAAGTTGCAGTTGGAAAGGGAAAGGGGAAACTTACAAAGAGACTTTAGTGGTAAGGATATGAATAAATTATGAGGAAATTTCTTGTGCACTACTTATATGATGGAGGAGCTGTTTTTTTGTACTTATATGATGGGAAGCTTGGTCAGATTACTATTAAATTGTATTATTTACACCTAATGTGTGGTATTAGAATTAAGGTTTTGATTGGTGACCCTTACATTAACTGTAAAGCTTAAAATTATGTCATATGTCTTATATAATACGGTTAATGATTTCTAGACGTataattagttttctaatcagTTATATGTAGACCAAATCAACATATTTTTGTTCATGATTTGAATTGTCAAGTCGTGTGGTTCAGTTTATTCTCTTGCTGTAACTAGTCTTGCAAAATTTTATACCAAAATTTCATATGTGGATATTTTACTTTGTTCTATACCCGaaaatattcactttttttttgttttttttttttggtcaaacccAAAAATATTCACATGTAacgattttttataaaaaatttgccAAGACTATTTAGACAGAGACCCACGTAGACTAAGGAAATCATAAAAGCAAATGAAAATTTGCTATAGCTTGATTTCCACAATTAAAGTAATCGTTTTCTTGCCATTTATCCGTGACTTGTTTTGACCAAAGTAATCAATTAAATGATGACTAATTGATACTCCTACTTATGAAGAAAATCAAAGTATTTGAAACAGAGACTTATAAACTTGGGTTGACTTTTAGTATAACTTGAAAATGTATTTGGAGTTGAGCTTGTATTAACCGCTCATGCTAAAGGCATGCTTGGAGCAGTTAAGAAAGCTAAAGAAATTTTGAAAACGACTTCTTATGCCTACATGCTCCAACACTATGACAATTTTTGTGAATCCAAAGATTCATTACGAGATAATTAGTCCTCAGATTTGGAATGATACAAAGAGCAAGGTAGGTATATTTGTTGTTGGAATTAGAATTGGCGGAACTATCATCAATAATCATAATTCACAGGTTATTGGTGTAAAATCCACCAAAAACGGCATACTTTCAGGTAGTAAAGCGGGACCTCACAAGATTCAAGaagttggatttggatttataCCTAAGAATCTGGATCCAAAAATTGTGGATGAAGTCATTTCAAGTGAGGAAGCTATATAAACCACAAAGCAACTAGCTCTTTAGGAATGGTGATTTAGtcttaaaatcatatataatagaaaatatgtatttggtcttaaaattatgtatttatcGCGTTATCTCTCTATTGTTCAATGTACAAAATAAACACATATTCTATATAATATGATTTAAAGACTAAATGATCAATCATCATATTTTTGGCATGTAATGTTTTAGAaggtttttgattgtttgacaAATAGTGTCAGTTAAACATTTTATGTCTTAAGACGTTTTAAAACAAACTTCTCAACataccaaaaaaccaaaaaaattattttattctaatACCGTTTTATGGGCCTttaacacaaatttttaatctttttatttttatagaaaataattatcaacaaaatttaatttaaaaacttttatttacttCCTATAAACATAAATAATCGCATTGTTTGCCATTAAGCCTtgtatttttacattaaaatgGTATCATATACTACTTTGATTTCAAATAATCCAGTAGAATTACATGTAAAACAAATTGAGTAGAATTACATGTAAAACAAATTGGTTAACTAAATATGACAAGTatgaatttgtaaaaaaaatggattattAACCAAGAGAGTAAAAGCTCAAACTTCatgtttaataaaatatgatgtGTTTTCATAACATATGGAGGATGAAAACGGTTCTACCTGATGGGCTCATGTTTTAATTAGGCAATTTGAAGCTCTTTTGAATGTTGGAGGGAAATGGATATGGACGAGTACCTGTTAGTGGATGATCTTATTGAACTTACAACAAGAAAGATACGTGATGTTTATGTTTTCCAGTTCCATAAATTTTGATAAAGAGTAgatctattaatttatttttaagtgaGAATGACCAAGATtccaatcaaacaaaaaaagagatatttaaaaTTATCGGATACatgtatttagatttttaaagtcaaaatatttgaatattttttatgtataaatttattaaaataatagataagatttgttcatatataaacatattataataatgAAAAGAATAATGTATTACTGAATATAAagtatataatcatatattgaAATATTGGTGTATGTTTTTAGAATAAACCTAGTAAATATGTcttcaactaatttttttaattaatttgaaatttttctATCAGaactaaattttcaaaattttaaaaagtacatttagtattattttaatattattagctATTTTTGGCGATTCTAGATGTGGGTGATTTGCCCATTTGGGGGGGTTTGAATAAGGCAAACACGAAATAATGTCACAATTGCAACTAATCTTTCCTTAGTAAATTTCCTTGAAACTGGAATTGAACAAGGTAGGTAGcggctttctttttcttttggcgTTTTTCACAAACTTTTCTACTAATTTGCttattttatcaaatcaaaacGTTGATTCATTGGTTGTTTTGGTCAATATGAGATTTTCTAATATAGCTGACTCTGTCAATCCATTCACATTCAGTACTGGTTctttatcaaattatatttttgttcagCTTGCGATATCTTCTCTTCATACTTCACGCATCTACACATTGCTTATGTTGTCAATAGAGTCTTCCCATTTTTGCATCAACCAAATTTTAACCCATTAACTTGCAGTGAAGTGAATAAGAGGGTGTTACGTTATTTTCTTGGTAATCGCGACTGCGGCTTGCTTATTCAAGACAACAGCTACCATTACAAGATAAAAAGCTAAGAATTCGGCTCCTATAAGTAGTAGCTTTGTTTTGAAATCGTCTGTGAGCATATATACAAAGACATGATCGGCATAAATTAGATTCGTAGCTTACCAAACAAAGATGAATTTGTGTGGAAAATAAGTTATTTCTTGCAAGATTTATTTAACTACAGTTTTTGGGGTTTTCCATATATGATACAACAAACTTTTCACTCTGCAACCCAAAAAAGAACTACTTCTCCCTCGCTATGTCAACCattatacatatacacacatacctgtgtatatatatttttatatatagagctATATGTACAAAATGACTCACCTGCTTTCTTGGAACACAAGACTGAAcccaaaaacaatcaaatcagctTCTTAATTTCATCTTTCCTTTTATGATGTCTCATGGAAGTTTGTTGACCTTGAAAGAGCAGCAGGATTCGCTTGCAACTCCAGTCTTCTTCCCGGAAGCTTTCCTTCAGAAAGACTgcttttttctttggttgatgATCTGAAAGCTCCGAAAGTGTCTGCGTTTTCGTCTTTTTTGATCCCTAATGTCTCCCAGATGGAGCTTTTAGCAGCTTCCTCTGGATCATCGACTCTCAGCGTCTTGGGAACCCACAAACATCTCTCGGGTTTGCTTTTCTCTCTACCAAGTGACTCAGTTTCTTTACAAGCTTCAGCAGCGTTCTCGTCACGTGAATGTTTACCTAGTGTTGGAGAATTTGGACTGGAGCCAGATGGTGAATTAGGTTGCGGCATCCAGGTGAAACTGTTCCATGCCCCTGGTGAAACTCCCGGGCAGCTCCAGTAAGCAGGTGGAGGGTAAAACGGTACAACCGTCCATGAAACTCCGTTCCACGCATACGGCCAAGCTGGTGGTGGTCCAGGGAAGCATGGAACTTTTGGCAATGGGCTGATTGTTCCAGCCTCTTCATTTGGCAATGGGTTTAAAGGAACCGTAATCTTCAAACCTTCATTAGGTTCTTGCAATGTGGTTTGTGTTTTCAGCATTGACTTCTCAACAAGATTCAAACCAGAAGCCATGGACTCACAGAGTACTGAATCAGAGCCAAAAGTGAGAAGGTTCGCACCATTAGGATGTTGAAGATCGGTTCTTGCCGCCTTCTGCAAAGCTTCCGCAGATGTTATGCTAACATGACGGTTATAATGAGAAGCAGGACTCTTGTTCTTGCGTCTCCCTGCACCAACCGGAACATTCCTCATCGTTCCACCAGCTGTCCAATATCTCTGACATTTCTTGCAGAAATGACGAGGTTGGTTAACATTATAGTTGTTGTAGTAACAGAACTTGGTTTCCATGCTGTTACATCGCGGACACGGCAGAATCTTGTCAGGTTTCTTTAACTTCGCCTCTTGAGAGCAAGCAGTAGTAGTACCACCACCCGTCTCATTCGGTGACGACTCTTCATTCGTCTTTGCAGcctttgttgtttctgttttgtcAGTCACACCTGATGTTGCAGTAACCGCATTAGATTCATGCTTCAATGACTCTTCCTGACACTCATTATCTTTTTCTTCCTGGATTTCCTGAGAACAACATAAAAACAGATTCACAATGATATTCACAAGAACCAGTCAAAGAATTCATTGTTCTGTATCTTacttaatcaaacaaacaacaaaacagaagCTAAAACTAGAAGCATCAAACGATGTATCATGAAACTTATGGTTTTAGGTATCAAAGACTTAAGCAAGTTTAAAGcatcaacaaaatcagaaaagcTTATTTGTTAATCTAGTGGTTTAGATTGGAATAAACCCTCAAAGTTCTTCAACAATTCAAGATGAAGAACTTGACTCAACGAAAGAAACAGAACAGATTGAGATCTCGAAACacttattgattaaaaaaaaaaaaaaaaaaactaatttgagaATCTAAGATTTACAATTTTTGTCAATCCCCAAAAAGTGGTGAAAACCTAGTTCAACATAAACATaccaaaaccaaaccttttcccaaaaaaaaagctacGGATTTGGACCAATCTAAGATCAACCCATAAATCATTTCCATTAAACAACAAATCATGGGTAATCAGCAAAATCAATAAAGGAAAcgattcacaaatcacaaaatgACANNNNNNNNNNNNNNNNNNNNNaaaaaaaaaaaaaaaaaaaaaagctaacctTTTTATCACTCTCgctctctcctcctccttcacctAAACCAGAATCACCcatctcatcattatcatcatcatctccggTACACGAATCTGATAAACGAACAAGAGGATTCTGATCTTGATTCTCGGTAAAGATAGAACAAgaagaatcaacaacaacaacaccaagctCAGGTAAAGGAATCGTCTTCCCAAACAGCTTAATCGCCGGATCAGCcatatttttttctcacttcttcttcttcttctccagcgaGAAAAAAGCGGAAACTTTtcgagaagaaaataaaaaagttacaatttttatttgtggaaagagagaaagagagagagagagagagagaggacagtCTTGTGGTTTTCGGTGGTTGTCTGAGTATTTCTcggatttgttta
The sequence above is a segment of the Camelina sativa cultivar DH55 chromosome 10, Cs, whole genome shotgun sequence genome. Coding sequences within it:
- the LOC104719613 gene encoding cyclic dof factor 2-like, with the protein product MADPAIKLFGKTIPLPELGVVVVDSSCSIFTENQDQNPLVRLSDSCTGDDDDNDEMGDSGLGEGGGESESDKKEIQEEKDNECQEESLKHESNAVTATSGVTDKTETTKAAKTNEESSPNETGGGTTTACSQEAKLKKPDKILPCPRCNSMETKFCYYNNYNVNQPRHFCKKCQRYWTAGGTMRNVPVGAGRRKNKSPASHYNRHVSITSAEALQKAARTDLQHPNGANLLTFGSDSVLCESMASGLNLVEKSMLKTQTTLQEPNEGLKITVPLNPLPNEEAGTISPLPKVPCFPGPPPAWPYAWNGVSWTVVPFYPPPAYWSCPGVSPGAWNSFTWMPQPNSPSGSSPNSPTLGKHSRDENAAEACKETESLGREKSKPERCLWVPKTLRVDDPEEAAKSSIWETLGIKKDENADTFGAFRSSTKEKSSLSEGKLPGRRLELQANPAALSRSTNFHETS